The Streptomyces sp. 11x1 genomic sequence CCCGCTGAGTTGTCTCTCGCACGCCCGCTACGGAATCGTGTGGGGCTCGATGGGCGCCGCGCGATCCTGTTTCGAGTCGGCCGTCGAATATGCGAAGACGCGGGAGCAGTTCGGGAAGCCGATCGGGGCGTTCCAGCTCACCCAGGCCAAACTCGCCGATATGGCGGTCGAGTTGCACAAGGGGATTCTGCTCGCCCACCATCTGGGGCGGCGGATGGACGCGGGACGGCTCCGTCCCGAGCAGATCAGCTTCGGCAAGCTGAACAACGTACGCGAGGCGATCGAGATCTGCCGTACCGCCCGGACGATTCTCGGCGCGAACGGGATCTCCCTGGAGTACCCGATCATGCGGCACGCGACGAATCTCGAGTCCGTGCTCACCTACGAGGGCACCGTCGAGATGCACCAACTGGTGCTGGGCAAGGCGCTCACCGGACTCGACGCCTTCCGGTGAGCCGCGTCCGGTGACCCGGGCACCGCAAGGACGGGCCGGCGAGCGGCCCTGCCTCAGCTCTGGTTGAAGAAGCCGTCCACCGGACGGCTCGCGACCTCGCCGCTGACGATCTCCGTGTCGGCGGGGGTCAGCAGGAACACACGGTTCGACACGCGCTCGATCGACCCGCGCAGACCGAAGATCAGGCCGGCCGCGAAGTCGACGACACGCTTGGCGTCGGCGGGCTCCATGTTCGTGAGGTTCATGATGACCGGGACGCCGTCCCGGAAGAGCTCGCCGATGTGCCGGGCGTCACGGAAGCTGTCCGGCGTGACCGTACCGATCCGGCGGCCGTGCTCCTGCGCGGACTCGGACGCGACCTTGACACGAGGGTCGGTGACCCAGGCCTCGCCGGAGCCGGACTCCCGCTCATCGGCGTAGTCGTCGTCGTAGTAACGCTCGTCATCGTTGTCGTCGACGAGGCCAAGCCAGGCACTCGCCTTGCGCACCGATCCCATGGACGCCTCCTCTCGCAGCGGTCTTTCGTGCTTTCCGCATCCCTATCGTCGTCCATGATGCGGATGTCTCGCCAAGTGGATAGACGCCGCACGGGGGTTTCGTGACGGTACTGGTGCAGAACGAATTCGTCGAGAGTCCATGTGCCCCAAGGGCTCCGCTGTACACACCTGCTGACAGGGAGTGAAATAATATTGTTCGCGGTGTCTGGGTGAGTCCTGCTGCGTCCGGGTGAACGTTCCGGCGGCTACGATGCGGCGACGCCGACGGGCGCGCGAAGGCGCCGGGAGACACGGGGGAGTGTCGTGTTCGG encodes the following:
- a CDS encoding cell division protein SepF yields the protein MGSVRKASAWLGLVDDNDDERYYDDDYADERESGSGEAWVTDPRVKVASESAQEHGRRIGTVTPDSFRDARHIGELFRDGVPVIMNLTNMEPADAKRVVDFAAGLIFGLRGSIERVSNRVFLLTPADTEIVSGEVASRPVDGFFNQS